The Phyllopteryx taeniolatus isolate TA_2022b chromosome 13, UOR_Ptae_1.2, whole genome shotgun sequence nucleotide sequence ACACCTCCCGTTCCTACCAAAGAGCTTGACACAGAGGAAACTGTGCCACCGATTCCTACTGAAAAGTCAGACACCGAGGAAATAACACCTCCCATTCCTACCAAAGAGCTTGAGACAGAGGAAATTGTGCCACCGATTCCTAGTGAAAAGTCAGAGACCGAGGAAATAACACCTCCCGTTCCTACCAAAGAGCTTGACACAGAGGAAATTGTGCCACAGATTCCTAGTGAAAAGTCAGAGACCGAGGAAATAACACCTCGCGTTCCTACCAAAGAGCTTGACACAGAGGAAATTGTCCCACCGATTCCTAGTGAAAAGTCCGAGACTGAGGAAATAACACCTCCCGTTCCTACCAAAGAGCTTGACACAGAGGAAATTGTGCCACCGATTCCTAGTGAAAAGTCAGAGACCGAGGAAATAACACCTCCCGTTCCTACCAAAGAGCTTGACACAGAGGAAATTGTGCCACCGATTCCAAGTGAAAAGTCAGAGACCTGAGGAAATAACACCTCCCGTTCCTACCAAAGAGCTTGACACAGAGGAAACTGTGCCACCGATTCCTAGTGAAAAGTCAGAGACCGAGGAAATAACACCTCCCGTTCCTACCAAAGAGCTTGACACAGAGGAAACTGTGCCACCGATTCCTAGTGAAAAGTCAGAGACCGAGGAAATAACACCTCCCGTTCCTACCAAAGAGCTTGACACAGAGGAAATTGTGCCACCGATTCCTAGTGAAAAGTCAGAGACCGAGGAAATAACACCTCCCGTTCCTACCAAAGAGCTTGACACAGAGGAAATTGTGCCACCGATTCCTAGTGAAAAGTCAGAGACCGAGGAAATAACACCTCCCGTTCCTACCAAAGAGCTTGACACAGAGGAAATTGTGCCACCGATTCCTAGTGAAAAGTCAGAGACCGAGGAAATAACACCTCCCGTTCCTACCAAAGAGCTTGACACAGAGGAAATTGTGCCACCGATTCCTAGTGAAAAGTCAGAGACCGAGGAAATAACACCTCCCCTTCCTACCAAAGAGCTTGACACAGAGGAAATTGTGCCACCGATTCCAAGTGAAAAGTCAGAGACCGAGGAAATAACACCTCCCGTTCCTACCAAAGAGCTTGACACAGAGGAAATTGTGCCACCGATTCCTAGTGAAAAGTCAGAGACCGAGGAAATAACACCTCCCGTTCCTACCAAAGAGCTTGACACAGAGGAAATTGTGCCACCGATTCCTAGTGAAAAGTCAGAGACCGAGGAAATAACACCTCCCGTTCCTACCAAAGAGCTTGACACAGAGGAAATTGTGCCACCGATTCCTAGTGAAAAGTCAGAGACCGAGGAAATAACACCTCCCGTTCCTACCAAAGAGCTTGACACAGAGGAAATTGTGCCACCGATTCCTAGTGAAAAGTCAGAGACCGAGGAAATAACACCTCCCGTTCCTACCAAAGAGCTTGACACAGAGGAAATTGTGCCACCGATTCCTAGTGAAAAGTCAGAGACCGAGGAAATAACACCTCCCGTTCCTACCAAAGAGCTTGACACAGAGGAAATTGTGCCACCGATTCCTAGTGAAAAGTCAGAGACCGAGGAAATAACACCTCCCGTTCCTACCAAAGAGCTTGACACAGAGGAAATTGTGCCACCGATTCCTAGTGAAAAGTCAGAGACCGAGGAAATAACACCTCCCGTTCCTACCAAAGAGCTTGACACAGAGGAAATTGTGCCACCGATTCCTAGTGAAAAGTCAGAGACCGAGGAAATAACACCTCCCCTTCCTACCAAAGAGCTTGACACAGAGGAAATTGTGCCACCGATTCCTAGTGAAAAGTCAGAGACCGAGGAAATAACACCTCCCGTTCCTACCAAAGAGCTTGACACAGAGGAAACTGTGCCACCGATTCCTACTGAAAAGTCAGACACCGAGGAAATAACACCTCCCATTCCTACCAAAGAGCTTGACACAGAGGAAACTGTGCCACCAATTTCTAGTGAAAAGGCAGACACCGAGGAAATAACACCTTCCATTCCTACCAAAGAGCTCAACTTTGAGAAAAGCACTCCTCTTATTCCAACCAAGGAGCTTGACACCAAGGAAATCACACCTCCCATTCTGACCGAAGAGCTTGGCAGAGAGAAAATTGTCTCGCCAATTTCTAGTGAAAAGTCAGACACCGAGGAAATTACACCTCCAATTCCTAGCAAAGAACTTGACACAGAGGAAATTGTGCCACAAATTCTGAGTGGAAAGTCAGACACTGACGAAATAAGACCTTCCATTTGTACTCAGGAGCTCAACTTTGAGGAAAGCACACCTCTAATTCCAACCAAGGAGCTTGACACCAAGGAAATCACACCTCCCATTCCAAAAGTAGAGCTTGGCAGAGAGGAAATACCTCCAATGACTACCGAAGAGCTTCACGCAGAGGGAATTACGCTTCCAATTCCAACCCAGGACCTTGACTCTGAGGAAATTAAACCTTCAATTCCAACCCAGGAGTTTGTCACCAAGGAAATCACACAAGTTCATACCAAGGAGCCCAACACAGAGAACATGACCGCGGATGAAACACATGAAGATGCTAACCTGTCAAAGTCAGATCAAATCCTAAAAGAATTAGACAGCATTGATGAGATCCATGAATTTGTGGACTGCCTCACTGATATAAACCAAGCAGAGTCTTCAGAGATGCTGGCTGAAAGTAAAGATGTTGGCACAGAAGATGATCTTGAAGATCTAGCGGGCAATCAAAGCGaaacagaagcttccaaagTGGACAGTGAAGAGTGTGTATCTATGGCAGAAGCTGAAAGGAGAGATGGAGGTCAGAGATCTTTGTTGGAACCTGTCGAACAACTTCAGGTAGAGGATCAAATTCCTGTTGTGAATGAGTTGCAAAGTTTAAGAGATGTACAAGAAGACATCACACATTTACAAGAAAATGTTACAGCAGAAACAATAATTGATGAACCAGAACAGGAAACAGTTGCTTGCACTGAACTAAAGGAAACAGATGCAGTACAAGACTTTCTCCCAGCAGTCATAATACATTTGGAGGAAAAGGAAGTCAAAGTAACCTCAGAAAACCTTCCAGGAGGATTTAAAGAGGACCCAAAGCCAACAACAGAGATTTTATCTGAAGCCAGCTTGGATTCTGTTGACGTCTCAGAAGCACAAACAGATGCGTTGCCTTCGGAGGAATGTAGTGTTCAACTTGCTGAAGATAAAATCCTTTCCGCAGAGGTCGTGAGTGAACTCAAGGAGGCAACAGAACTCTTGCGTGAAGTCAGTGTTGAACCAGAAAACAAAGCTGTAGCAAAGGAGCCAGTGGATGAATCAGAAGAACCTATTCAAGAAATAGAAGATGTGCAAGCAACACAGTTTGAATCAGAGAAAGCAGGAGTACTTGTTGAAAAACTGAACGAGGAGACAGTCTTGCTGCCTGAAATTGAGGACAAAACAATGGCTGCAcctgaaattgaatttgttcaGGAACCACAAGCATTAGTAGTAGCACAGGAAAGACAGTTTGGATCAGTTACAGTTGACGTCCAATACGCTGACCTCGAAGAACATATTAATGAAGAAGAACCTCCGATGGAAGAAGTCAAAGAGGAGAATGTGCCTCTGCTCCAAACCAATGTTGAgccagaagaaaaagaacagaaGTCAGTGAGCGACTCCCAAATAGAACAcataaaagaggaaaaagacacAAGAGTAGAAGACATGTCAGTTAAACCTAAAGAAATATCAGAAGGTATAATTACAGAAGAAACCATGATTGCTGAATTTAAAGATAGACCCGTGCCTCTAACTGACCATGAACCACTAAGCCAAGACCAGAAGGCCAAAGCTGAACTTAGTCCTGATCAAGAAGTAGTCCAAAAATCATGTCAACACAAAGAAATAGGTGAAGGCACCCATCCACGGGGAACCATGAAAGAAGAATGTGAAGAGGAGACTGTGACTCAGCTTCAAACCAATATTGAGTCAGCGAAAGATGATAAGGTGGAAGTACATGTATCTGAAATTGAACTGGTGAAAGAAATAGAAGGAACACACCCTACTCAATCAACACAGACACAATCGGTTGACACAGAACAAGCCATCGTTGCAGAAGAAAAGATGACAGAACTCAAAGAGGAGACTGTGTGTTTAACGTCAGTCCAACCAGAGAGTGGCCTGAAAGTGGTGGATGTAGCCAAAACTGAACCAAATCCAGAACAAGCTGTAGTAGAAGAGGACGAAGCAATAACAGAAGACATTGCTAAGGAGAGAACAGTTTCAGTTGCACTTAAAGAGGAGGCCGTGCGACTAAGTGAAATTAATGTGGAACCACAGGATAAAGACGAGGAAGCAGTGAATGAAACTGAAAACATAAAAGCTGTAAAATCCGAAGCCTTTGCATCAGAAGAAGGCAATGAAGTAATACATCAATCTGAAGAAACAACAGAAGGCATTCTGGTCAAGGTAATCCCTCCAGGCGAACTCAAAGAGGAAGCGGAGCCACTACATGAAGTCACTCCAGGGAACGAAGGCAAGAAGCAACAAACTGATTTGACAGAGGACGATATTTTGCCAGAGAAAACCACTGAAGATGCACAGAATGAAATAACGAAATCGAGTCCTGAAACAGAAGCACTGCAAAGTACAAGTGATCTAGTTCGAGAGCTGGAAGAAGATACTGTAGTTGCGGCAGAAACAGTGGAGGTGGCTATATCTCGACTGGGAATCAGTGAAAAAAGTATCACTCGGACACTTCCAAAGGAAACATTGGCAGAAGATATTCCAAAACCAGAAACAGAGAATGAAATCACTTCCGAAGGGGAGAAAACCAAGTCTCAACTGGATCAAGCTTTAGATAAGGAGGAGGATCCAGAACCAGAGAACACTGCTGATGACCTCCCACAAGTTATGGAGGAGGAAGATGGCACACCACAAGTCACAGAAGCAGATGTATCTTCACAGCAAGGGGAAACAAGGTGCGCCCAGATCCTTGAAAAGGTTATTTATGAAGAAATCCCAGAATTTTGTGGCAATCTTGCAGACCAAGTCAAACTTGAGGTGGATCCAAGTGACATAAAAACTAGAATTGAGGGAGAAAACTGTGATCGATCAGATGTAGAGGTGACGACTGCTACAGCCGAGCACGCAGTGGTGAGTCAAGTGACCATCTGTGATCTTAAAGAGGTCTCAACCTCTCCACCTGATCTGATTGCGACACCGTCTGCCATACGGGAACCACTACAGGGCTCTGTGGTCACAACATCCACAGAAACTGCTGTGAATGAAGCACTGCTGATGACAGATGATGTGGCAGAAATGGCAAAGATGGGCAATGAGGTCATGATGATGCATGTGCCAGCGACAGTGATAGAGGACAACCACAGCATTCAAGTACAAGTTGTCCAAGTGGACATCACATTGGCAGAGAGGAGCGTGGATCAGAGGCTGCAAGTCGAGATAAGAGAAAAAGGAGTCATTGACGTGTGTAACGCAAGTGTTGAACATGTTTCCGCATCTATGGGGGTTGAGCACGTAATACATGAGGACTATACGGTGATCCGTCATGCAGTTGTTCCACAAGTAAGGGAGACCCAACCTGAGACCTTCGAACAAGTGGTCTTAATAGAAGCAAAGGAAGTTGAACTTGCGAAAGATGATGGAAATATGGAAATACCAGACAAGGAGCTTGCTCACAAGAGAGAGAATCTGGCAGAGGCATCACAACGAGAAGCTGACACACGCAGTTTAGAGGTCCCCATATGTCAGGAGAGTTTAGAGGAAACAATAGGTGACCTGGGAAAATCTGAAGTGACAGAGGACCTAAGACAGACAAGATCACCTAATACAGTACCACAAAATATTTCCGTAGAATCAATGTCAGAGTCTGAGTGGGAAAAGGAGGATGGAAATTGGGCCCTTGAGGCAGAGAAGCCAATGGCACCAACTGATGATGTTCAGGCAccagtagtagaagaagaaccCTCATCCCAAACAGATAGTCATGAGGACACAGAGCCAGCTCGGAAAGGTCCTCAAACCACAGTAGTGGAAGAGCCTTTACCCAAAAGAGAGGCAGTTGCTAGTCAAAAAGAGAAAGATCTGACTGAGGAAGGAGTACAGTCACGAGAACCCTTATCCCCAACAGCTCTAAACACAGAGCCAACCGAGGAGAGTCCTCAGACCCCAACAGCAGAAGAACCACTATCCCAAACTGTTACACAAGGCCCTTTGTCCCAACTAGATCCACTTGATGACCTAAAAACAACACAGCAAAGTGAGGTTAGTGTTCAGGCACTAGAAAAAGAGAAACACATATCCCAAATAGATAAAGATGACAATTTGACTAAGGTTAGTGTTCTTACCCCTGAAACAAAAGAGCACCTACCCATGCTGGATACAGTTGTTCGACACGCGACGCTAATAAAAGAAGGTCTTCAGATTCTGGTAGCAGAAGAAATCCTTTCGGAATTACCACCAGTTGTTAGCTAtaaagagaccgtggccactgAGGTTGGCATTCTGGAACTGGACTCTGTAGATTTAGTTCACCACAAACAGACTGGTATTAGTAGGCAAAGTGTTCAGCCACAAGAAACAGAAGAGTCTTTATGCCCCAAAGAGCCAGTTGAGAGCCAAACACAAGCAGTGCAAACCAAGGAGAGTCATCAGGCACCAAAAGCAGAGGAGTCGATATCCCAAAAAGAATCCACTGAAAGTCAGAAACAGATGGCGCTACCGGAGGACCATGATCTACCCCATAAAGACTCCACTGAGACCCAGAAACGGACTGAGCCACCAGAGGAGCATTTTCAACTCAAGAAAGAGTCCAGCCAGACTCAGAAACAGACAGAGCTACTACAGAAACATGTTCAGGCAAGAAAAATCCAAGAGTCCCTAGCCCAAAAAGAATCCACTGAGACCCAGAAAGAGACAGAGCGCACCGAGTCGTCTGTTCAGGCCCCAGAAACGGAAAACAGCCCATTCTCAAAAGAGCCTGCCGACGGCCAAAAACAGACAGTTCGGATTAAAGAGACCTCAGAACCGGCAAGAGAATTAGATTCAATGGAGATCACAGTGTCCACAGACCCTCCGGTCCTTTTGGATTCTGGACTCCAAGAAGCAGCAGAGGAAATCCTACCAGTGTTAGCAGTAGAGAAACTTCAACCAGTGGAAACAGGAGAAAAAATTGCATCCAAGGCAAATGAAATACCCAACATCCGGGGAACAGACACGTTCCAAACTGTACAAAAACCAGAATCCGAGGCCCTTGTCAAAGAAGCAGATGACAAACAGGACATATGGGTGGACGCAAGGGAAGACCTCGAATTTCAAGAGGAAACAGACCAGTTGCCGTCTCAAGATGAGAACTCACGACATGACTGCAagccagaaacaaaaacagcacacgAGGAGGAGTCCGAAATGGTGCCGATTCCTGAACCCGAGGCCGAAAGTAACAACGAAGATGAGCATTTTGCCGTTGCACTTGACGATCCCAAAACGGAAAGCGTTGCAGTCATCGAGTGGGACTGAGCAGGTGGGTTTCTATTCATTCccttctttaaaaaatgttgcttgtgcGAGCCTCCTAATGACAAtactgtgttcttttttttcctctcccacTTTCAAGGTTGCTTAGATATGCAGAAAGTCATCGCGGGGGAGGATACAGTCAACTCATGTCATTTTCACTCTCATTTGGATTACTCATCATACTATTCTTGTTTGGTGCCATTTTGTTTGGTATTTAATCACATTTGCTACATAATCGCATATTCAGTGAACACCTGCTCATTCGCAGGTTGGGATCCGCAAATTTGTCTCGTCAAGATTTCAAGGActttgtcataccaacacaggTTTTCATGTGATGCGGCACAAAATGAAACGAAATGTG carries:
- the akap12a gene encoding titin; translated protein: MGGAQSGREEDEPGQDAAECRAEDVQPCADDKLRKNDVAGKSDAPLVEVNSIFEDDINDEDDEFSEKPPREVETLLENVVVNEESIKETEEEISLDMTEVKAKHNDINESFKTFFSKVGLKFTLKRGSRDHGEIGEGGPESTEVKNPAYQIQDDRTQVDIAHESQNDNSTCPTRGETKVLEDFQNEADSPDDEWTHIDMPSEREPSSLSGAKEDVTMSPIKKFFTTGIFAGLRKKSASLEDEIMTRELVVQEIGATAKEITYHQPEDTDNTVETVVDGDQEENPSTNIVSEPETPKDIGDVPSSPQKMLLLASSLMKLKRQKDTKPSEGEEYKTSSDSDHLLSPTDMAENNKNQSPAEKTVEEEESPWATFKKLLSPKKRVNRSALSNDVMQTLMAKDKSELSEGYDIECSVDEGKKRKDSAISWDAILCGSHTASDPVDETPSDNVNVVQAAQHFDNNGEVLASSTKGAGSPAEGDVGSAWNAFKRLMSPKRRAKPEEERQHSPETDDMQENISFSAKIFPTLKKRKSVSQKDQEAPSYEVDQELTPGDLNWPAVVPLSNYDTVEKEPKEETETSVKPDFQLNQDFLPEVTEAAQPLDNLATQETQHDVDALENEATYEDLADRTEFIGKPLSDIPEEGDLTESTTANDPIEITSKAVTAPESAYVSLGDDSKMISALSQLSEPTSGSTTAVLTECQVKETEEFLQQVVESISTKSEADSLCLNKMVCSASSDTLQTFGEDSQLREAQKWDVTTTRMDVVVNEMEAATDKTQTTEITPPIPTKELDTQGTTGAISTEELDTKEITTPIATEEFDTAEITPQIPLEDLDTKEITPQIPTEELEAQKIATPLPTEKLDPEEIKPTSIEELNTQEITIAIPPEKLDTEEIKPPTCTEEHDTDEIKPHILTDELETMEITAPFPDEEIDTKEITTLIPNKELDTQEITPPTPPEKLDTQEITTPIPPEKHDTEEITTVIPTKELDTREIAPPTPTEKLDTQEIMTPIPPEKLDTEEIKPIFTEECDTEEITPYIPTVELDTMEMTLLIPTKKLDTQEILIPPEKLDTEVITTVIPTKEPDIQEITSPTPTGKVDTEEIKPPTCTEEHDTEEIKPQILTDELETIKITTLIPNEIDTKEITTLIHTKELDTQEITTTIPPEKLDTEEITSQIPTEEFNTKEITTPIPSEKLDTEELKPTSTEGHDTKKIAPQVTTKGYDTKEVVTLIYTKELITTPSPTKDLDTKKIALPSLTEELDTQEITLPTEELHAKEITTLIPIKELDTEEITPPTLTEEHNTVEMTPFIPTEELDIKEIISSIIREEIRTTIQKEEVDTKEITPPILTEELNTQEIVPPIPTQELDTNKMTIPISTEELHTQVNRPLTLNEEHDKKIRPPIPTEELDVKEFSTPIPTKEHHTEEITPPIPTKDLDTEEIVPPIPSEKSETEEITPPVPTKELDTEEIVPPIPSEKSETEEITPPVPTKELDTEEIVPQIPSEKSETEEITPPVPTKELDTEEIVPLIPSEKSETEEITPPVPTKELDTEEIVPPIPSEKSETEEITPPLPTKELDTEEIVPPIPSEKSETEEITPPVPTKELDTEETVPPIPTEKSDTEEITPPIPTKELETEEIVPPIPSEKSETEEITPPVPTKELDTEEIVPQIPSEKSETEEITPPIPTKELETEEIVPPIPSEKSDSEEIAPPVPTKELDTEEIVPPIPSEKSETEEITPPVPTKELDTEEIVPQIPSEKSETEEITPPVPTKELDTEEIVPPIPSEKSETEEITPRVPTKELDTEEIVPPIPSEKSETKEITPPVPTKELDTEEIVPPIPSEKSETEEITPPLPTKELDTEEIVPPIPSEKSETEEITPPVPTKELDTEETVPPIPTEKSDTEEITPPIPTKELETEEIVPPIPSEKSETEEITPPVPTKELDTEEIVPQIPSEKSETEEITPRVPTKELDTEEIVPPIPSEKSETEEITPPVPTKELDTEEIVPPIPSEKSETEEITPPVPTKELDTEEIVPPIPKLDTEETVPPIPSEKSETEEITPPVPTKELDTEETVPPIPSEKSETEEITPPVPTKELDTEEIVPPIPSEKSETEEITPPVPTKELDTEEIVPPIPSEKSETEEITPPVPTKELDTEEIVPPIPSEKSETEEITPPVPTKELDTEEIVPPIPSEKSETEEITPPLPTKELDTEEIVPPIPSEKSETEEITPPVPTKELDTEEIVPPIPSEKSETEEITPPVPTKELDTEEIVPPIPSEKSETEEITPPVPTKELDTEEIVPPIPSEKSETEEITPPVPTKELDTEEIVPPIPSEKSETEEITPPVPTKELDTEEIVPPIPSEKSETEEITPPVPTKELDTEEIVPPIPSEKSETEEITPPVPTKELDTEEIVPPIPSEKSETEEITPPVPTKELDTEEIVPPIPSEKSETEEITPPLPTKELDTEEIVPPIPSEKSETEEITPPVPTKELDTEETVPPIPTEKSDTEEITPPIPTKELDTEETVPPISSEKADTEEITPSIPTKELNFEKSTPLIPTKELDTKEITPPILTEELGREKIVSPISSEKSDTEEITPPIPSKELDTEEIVPQILSGKSDTDEIRPSICTQELNFEESTPLIPTKELDTKEITPPIPKVELGREEIPPMTTEELHAEGITLPIPTQDLDSEEIKPSIPTQEFVTKEITQVHTKEPNTENMTADETHEDANLSKSDQILKELDSIDEIHEFVDCLTDINQAESSEMLAESKDVGTEDDLEDLAGNQSETEASKVDSEECVSMAEAERRDGGQRSLLEPVEQLQVEDQIPVVNELQSLRDVQEDITHLQENVTAETIIDEPEQETVACTELKETDAVQDFLPAVIIHLEEKEVKVTSENLPGGFKEDPKPTTEILSEASLDSVDVSEAQTDALPSEECSVQLAEDKILSAEVVSELKEATELLREVSVEPENKAVAKEPVDESEEPIQEIEDVQATQFESEKAGVLVEKLNEETVLLPEIEDKTMAAPEIEFVQEPQALVVAQERQFGSVTVDVQYADLEEHINEEEPPMEEVKEENVPLLQTNVEPEEKEQKSVSDSQIEHIKEEKDTRVEDMSVKPKEISEGIITEETMIAEFKDRPVPLTDHEPLSQDQKAKAELSPDQEVVQKSCQHKEIGEGTHPRGTMKEECEEETVTQLQTNIESAKDDKVEVHVSEIELVKEIEGTHPTQSTQTQSVDTEQAIVAEEKMTELKEETVCLTSVQPESGLKVVDVAKTEPNPEQAVVEEDEAITEDIAKERTVSVALKEEAVRLSEINVEPQDKDEEAVNETENIKAVKSEAFASEEGNEVIHQSEETTEGILVKVIPPGELKEEAEPLHEVTPGNEGKKQQTDLTEDDILPEKTTEDAQNEITKSSPETEALQSTSDLVRELEEDTVVAAETVEVAISRLGISEKSITRTLPKETLAEDIPKPETENEITSEGEKTKSQLDQALDKEEDPEPENTADDLPQVMEEEDGTPQVTEADVSSQQGETRCAQILEKVIYEEIPEFCGNLADQVKLEVDPSDIKTRIEGENCDRSDVEVTTATAEHAVVSQVTICDLKEVSTSPPDLIATPSAIREPLQGSVVTTSTETAVNEALLMTDDVAEMAKMGNEVMMMHVPATVIEDNHSIQVQVVQVDITLAERSVDQRLQVEIREKGVIDVCNASVEHVSASMGVEHVIHEDYTVIRHAVVPQVRETQPETFEQVVLIEAKEVELAKDDGNMEIPDKELAHKRENLAEASQREADTRSLEVPICQESLEETIGDLGKSEVTEDLRQTRSPNTVPQNISVESMSESEWEKEDGNWALEAEKPMAPTDDVQAPVVEEEPSSQTDSHEDTEPARKGPQTTVVEEPLPKREAVASQKEKDLTEEGVQSREPLSPTALNTEPTEESPQTPTAEEPLSQTVTQGPLSQLDPLDDLKTTQQSEVSVQALEKEKHISQIDKDDNLTKVSVLTPETKEHLPMLDTVVRHATLIKEGLQILVAEEILSELPPVVSYKETVATEVGILELDSVDLVHHKQTGISRQSVQPQETEESLCPKEPVESQTQAVQTKESHQAPKAEESISQKESTESQKQMALPEDHDLPHKDSTETQKRTEPPEEHFQLKKESSQTQKQTELLQKHVQARKIQESLAQKESTETQKETERTESSVQAPETENSPFSKEPADGQKQTVRIKETSEPARELDSMEITVSTDPPVLLDSGLQEAAEEILPVLAVEKLQPVETGEKIASKANEIPNIRGTDTFQTVQKPESEALVKEADDKQDIWVDAREDLEFQEETDQLPSQDENSRHDCKPETKTAHEEESEMVPIPEPEAESNNEDEHFAVALDDPKTESVAVIEWD